The nucleotide sequence ACAGGTCAACAATGCATCCGATCTGCGTGGAATGACCGGCACTTGGACGCAGAACCTGATCGCCAATAACGCCGGAGATGGTATCGCCCTGAATGGACGGACTGTCGGACTGGTGATCTCGAACAGCCAGATCACCCTCAACCAGCAGAATGGTATTGAAGTGACAGGTGCTGGTTCGTTAACCATCGACCAGAACGAAATTACCTACAACGGAACCCTGGCGAACCTGAATACCGCTGCCTTGAACGCCGGTATCAAAATGGACGTGGCACCTACCAGTTCCATCGTTGTTACAAACAACCTGGTTGACAACAACTTTGGCGACGCGATTCAGTACCAGATTTCCGCAGGCTACAGTGGTTTCACGAGTAACGTTGCGATCGTGAACAACGAAGTAACCAACAACCATGGTCGTGGTATTAACATGATCAACCGTGGGTATAACACCACCAACGCGACGATTTCGAACAACTATGTTGCTGCGAACAGGCTGGAAGGTGTCTACATCGTCAACACCGCCTCGACAACCCAAGCCATCTGGGCATCGAGCACCACACCGCTGGTGGCGGACGGGAGTGTCTTCTCAAGTCCAAACCTCAATCTCGTGATGGACGGCAACACGGTCATCGGCAACGGTCTTAACAGCGACCTAGCCGGTACCGGCCTTGTCATCCGAATTGGTACCAGTGACGGCGGATACGGTCCAAGCTTCGCGGGTGGGTTCGCCAGCCAGGGATACGGTGGCGTCGTCGCAAGAATTGACAATAACTTCCTCGGTGGAAACTTCGGTGACGATGTCTTGTTCCACTCGTTCGTCTCGACAGTCGCACCTGTCCAATCAGCTGGGACTTGGAGTACGACGGAATACACTGTCACGGCTTACCAGAGCGATCCACTGTCGCGATTCGATTTGACATATCGTAACAACACGACCGACCCAGGTTCATTCGATCAGTTCGGAACGTCTCTGGGTGGATTCGGATCGCGAGATCAAGCTTTAGTCGCCTTCTACAACAACGATGAAGGCACCTTTAAGTCTCGACTTAACGATGCCGACCCTGCCGGACCATTCAACAGTGCATCGCGTGCCAGGAACGCAACTCGACTGGCCGCTCGAATCCCGTTCTATAATGCACCCGTCGTCAGCCCGGATGGGGGATTCCAACTCTACCCAGGTATGGGAGCGAGCGTCTGGCGTGCCAGTGCAGACAGCGATCCCGTATTTGTCCGCGATGGATTCCCATACACCAACACGGGCGACGCGAACGGTTTCTTCCTCAACGGAGTTGGAAACAACGGCGAACTGCCTTACGGATGGGGAACATTCTAACGACCCTGACCTGACGGTTTAGCTCGTGCGGGCTGAATCCTCAGAATCAACGACGAGCACCGTCCTCACACCCGAGGACGGTGCTTTTTTGTTTCCCGCTCATCCCCCTGCCCCGACCTCCACGGGCGCTGCGAGTTCGGATCACCGTCAAATTGGTCCCGATTCCCATATCTGTATGTAAAGCGGTCCTTAGAGCGGCGATCACCGTGGCAAGCCCTGATTCAGCACTCATTTCAGCGGCAGCAGTTTGATATTCCGGTACCAGCAGTCGCTTCCGTGATCCTGCAAACCCAAATAGCCCTTGCGAGGATGCTGCTTGTAAGCGACATCAAATTTGTGCATCGTTCCATCAGGACGCCGGTTCGGCTCAGGCCACTCATCCAGATCGATTCGATTGACATGCTCACCGTTCAGGACAATTTCCAGGATATTCCGGTTGCTGGTAATCACCATCTGATTCCACTCCCCGGCAGGCTTCATCGCGTTCTTCGCTGGCTTGACCAGATCATAGAAGGCCCCCGTGTCGTGGAATCCCGCTGTCGTCGTGTCATCAATGGCGACTTCAATTCCATTAAAGCCGACATCCTTGCCGGGGCGTGGCGTCAGCGGAAACGTTCGTACAAAGATCCCGCTGTTGCACTTTTTCGAAATCTTGAATTCCAATGAAAGCCGGTAGTTCTCCCAGACTTTCTCGTGCACCAGCATGTAATCGCAGGGATGAGGATTCAGACTCCCCTCCTGCACATGCGTTTGAGGCAGTGGCTTTTCCTTGGGACTCATCCAGCCTTTGGTGGAGTGACCATCGAACAACAGGATCCAGCCTTCCGCTTTTTCCTGATCCGTCAGAGTGTTCTCCTCGGCGAGTATCGTTCCCGCACTGGCGATCAAAACCACTGCCAACATCAGAAAAAGGCGCATCGATCCTCTCCTTCGAATATGAGGTGATATCAGAAGCAAGTCTCTTACTCCCGGAAACGACAGCCGCAGAAACAGAACACCGCCAGAGATAGAACCGTCAGGTACGACGAGGACACCCGGCGAGAGCGACGGATGGCGGGGCCCTGGTCACGTCTGTCACAATCCGAGCACACCACAGAACCGGCGGTCACAACGTCCAGCCCGTTCTGTACTCGGTCTTCACGAACTGGTTCAGTTCCGGCACATTCTTGACGCGGAGGTTCTCACTGTCCCACTCCAGCCGGGTCCCAGGTGCGCGCAGTGATAACACACCGAGTAGGACCGTCTCGGCCATCGGGCCCGCATAGTCGAAGTTGTCCACTGGCCGCTTTCCCCCTCGGATCGCCTGGTACCATTCTTCGTAGTGCCCGGGGGAGCGATCGAATGTCTTCGGTACCGCCGCCGCTTCCTCCTGCAATTTGGCAGGCAGCACGTGAGGCATCCCGCCGTGTGACGAATGGAACAGCTTCCCGCGGGTACCGACATAAAGGACACCGTTGTCAGGCAGTTTCTGTCCAGGTCCCATTTCGGCCGGGGTCGGTGGCATCAGTCCGCCGTCATACCAGGTCATTCGGACAGGTGGCAGTTTTCCTCGCGCAGGAAACTCGTACGTGATGATGGCGGCAATCGGATAGGTCTCGAAGTTGGGCTGATTCTTCTCCAGCACAGATCCGTCGAGTGTCGTTCGGGACCCGACGGATGTCGGGGCTCCCAGATTCAAGGCCCATACCGGATGATCAATGATGTGGCACCCCATGTCACCCAAGGCACCTGTCCCAAAATCCCACCACCCCCGCCAGTTGTGAGGTGCGTAGGCCGGGCTGTAAGGCCGCTCGCGCGCGGGTCCCAGCCACAAATTCCAGTCCAGCGTCGCAGGAACCGGGGGCGTCTCGGCAGGTCGACCAATCCCCTGCTTCCAAAGCTTGCCCGCACGATCAGACCAGGCGTGAACCTCCGCCACGTCACCGATGATCCCCGCCTGAATCCATTCATTGGTGAGTCGAGATCCCTCTGAAGCATGTCCCTGATTCCCCATCGAGGTGATGACACCCGCCTGCTGAGCGGCCCGGGTCAGCGCACGACATTCATGAAGAGTATGGGTCAGGGGCTTCTGCACGTAGACGTGCTTCCCCGCCTTGATCGCCGCCATCGCGGCCACACCATGGATGTGGTCCGGCGTCCCCACCGTCACCGCGTCGATATTTTTCGCCTCGCGGTCCATCATCTCGCGAAAATCCTGATACCGGCGTGCTTCCGGGTGAGCATGAAACGTCCCGGCTGCGCGGGTCTCGTCCACATCGCACAGGGCCACAAACCGGGCTCCGAGTTTCGTGAACGTGGCAATGTCACCTCCCCCCATGCCGCCACACCCAATCCCCGCCAGCAGTGGGCGTTCCGACGGTGGAGTTTGCCCCGGACCACCGAGTACGTGTCTCGGCACAATTGTAAACCCGAACGCGGTCGACGCGGCGGCGGCTTTTAAGAACCCGCGACGAGAAGAACCAGCTGCGCTACTGGACGAACTCGGCAGATTGGTCATGGGTATTCCTGCATCTCGAATGACGTGGGAGCCAGAAAAGAGAGGATTCCGGTTCACAGCAGACCGCTGAGGACCGATCGAATCACACCATACCGAGATCGCGCGGAAACTATCAACCAGCGCTGATACGAAATCAGTCCTCGCTTCGATCGCTCGCCAGGCCCGCGTTGACGGAACGAAGTGAAGCAGCAGGGCGAACTACTCACCACTCAGGATCTGCTTGCCAGGACTACAGCGAGGATTTGTTCGAAACGAAGTGTCAGTTCTCGGATCGCTTGTCGAGCGAACGAGGCATGAATGTGAAAGAGAAGTCAGGCCGGCGGTGAGTTCGCCCGGCGGGATTGGCCTGCTGCAGACGGAACAAAGAGATCCGCGCTCATTTGTCAGCCGGGAGATCATCCTGCACAAAAAGAGACTGAGTCTTCACGATGGCGCTGTGCTCGGGAAACGTATGGAAGGCATATACCAGAATGCTGTCGCGTGCCACTTCCGTGCGGATCAAGCTGAGCGGACCGGGCAAGATTCGATTGGCGGCCGGCAGACGAATGGACAAATCCGCACAGTTCAGATCCTGCTCAAGCTCTTCATTCATTCGCAAAAAGATGTCCAAATGCAGTCGCTCAAGTTGGCAACTGACGTCATAGCGCAGCCCCGTTTCAAACTGGACCGATTCGGTCTTACAACCTCGTAATCGGTAGTCGATGATTCGACTGAACGTCGGCACCACTTCCCGATGATCGACGATGACTTCGGTCAGCGAGTGACTGGCGGTCTGCAAGGCGAGTACGTGTCCCGAGGCATTCAGCCGTACGTCCAACTGCATTACGGAGTTCGACAATGTGAGACTGGTACCCCGTTCAAACAATTCGGGATGGAGTGCGCGACAGAATGTCCGCAAAGTTAGGTCTGAGACGTCGGGTCGAATCACCTGAGCTGACATGATACCCCTCTCCAAGCCAATCACAGCGGATGATTGTACGGCCCGCCGCCCGGGCTTTGCCATGCCCAACCTGAATGGAATTTCCCTCACCCAAAACCTCCCTCGATAATTCAGGATCAGGGCGACAGTTCAAGTTTCTGTGATTGGGAGCAATTTCAGCAGAGACCCCCTGCGACCAAACGAAACTGCCGCAACCGAACAGCACGTTCAATTGCGGCAGTTTTCAATCAGTCGTCCCGACAGCGAAACGGTCTCGGGATCAGAGATCGGGAGTACCGTCCTTCACGAGGCAACACCGCTTTTAGAGCGTCGCCACCTCGAGAGCCTGCATGGCGGCCTGCCCCTGTCGGTGACAGAAATCGCCGAAGCTTTCCCCATTGATCCGATTGGCTTTGTAGTGACGGAGCGTCACAGCCAGAGTCGAAGCAACCTTCTCCTGCGGGACAGAGTCTTTATAGATGTAGGCCAGGCGGGTCCCCTCGGCATTTCCACCTAGATAGATGGTGTACTTACCTGCGGCGCCACCCACTCCAGCCTGCTTTCCGACAAGACCAATATCCGGTGTGTAGGGTCGGGCACATCCGTTGGGACACCCGGTCATGTGCACCGCGATTCGGTCGTGCTGAATTCCGAGCTTCGCCATTTCGACTTCCAGTTCGTCGATAATGCCTGGCAGCGCCCGCTCGGATTCCGTAATCGACAGACCACATGTGGGAAAAGCGGGACAGGCGATCGAGTATCGTCGCAGCAGGGTCAGTTCATGATCCTGCTTGATCCCGTGCTCGAACAGGATCCGCACGATATCGGCCTGGTCTTCCGGACGAATATCGCAAAGGATCACCGACTGAAGCGCCGTTAACCGCGTGGGCATGCGATACTTCTCAATCAGCGTCCGCAGCCCGGTCTTGATCCGGCGCTCTCCCTCGTCCTTGATCCGACCACACTCGATATTGATACCGAGGAACAGTTTGCCATCTCCCTGCTCGTGCCAGCCGATGTGGTCATCGACATCAGTCACTTCCACAGGATGCGGCGCGGGGAGCTTCTGCCCGTAGTACTCTTCAACTTTGGCTTTGAACCATTCTAATCCGTAGTTGTTGAGCGTGTATTTCAACCGGGCCACCTTGCGGTCTTCTCGGTTGCCGAAGTCTCGCTGCACCTTCACGATCGCTTCCGCCACGCCCACCACCTGCTCGGGCTGAACAAACGCCAGCTTCTGGGCGATCGCGACGAACGTCTTCTCGGCACTCGGAGTTTTCCCCTGTCCGCCACCGACCAGAACGTTGTAACCAACAATCCGATCCCCCTCGACCACAGCGAGGAAGCCAAGATCATTCGTATAAACGTCGATGCAGTTGTCCTCGGGCAGCGCGATCGCCGTTTTGAACTTCCGCGGGAGATACACCTTTCCGTAAATCGGTTCATCCACAGGGGTGAACTCGGCGACATTCGTCTTCTCGCCCGATTCATCCGTCAACCAGATCTCATGGTAGGCGGTCGTCCGCGGCTTGAGGTGCTCGGCAATCGCATCGGCCATTGCCTGCATCTGATCATGAACGGGGCTGTTCTTGATCGGTGCGGGACAGCACATCACATTTCGCTCAACATCACCGCAGGCCGCGAGCGTGGTGAGCAGGGTCTGATTAATTCTTTTGACTGCTGCTTTCAGATTTTTCTTGATCACACCGTGGAGCTGAAAGCCCTGACGAGTGGTCACGCGGAGCGTTCCGTTCCCCAGTTCGTCACAGATGTCGAGATGATCCAGGAACTGCTGGGCCGAAACCTTCCCACCGGGAATTCGGGTTCGCACCATAAAGATGTACTGCTTGCCCTTCGCCGTCCCGTCAGGATTCTTGGCTTTCCGGGAATCGCGGTCGTCCTGCTGATAGATGCCGTGATTCTTCATCACCTGCTCGGAATCTTTCCCGAACTCGCGATCGTGCAGCAATTCCTCAGCCAGAGTCCCTCTTAACTGGCGGCTCCCTTCCTTGATCTCTTCAATATGGCTTCGCTTCACCGGTTCCGACATCTCGCAACGCTCCAACTCTATTCTAAAAGACCCGCAAAGGGTGATCCGCCGACAGGAGGACACACCCTTGTCATCTCTGGTTCAAGTGCAACGGAAGTATAGAGAAGCAATCCACTTCCCCCAAGATGGGAAGAATGCATTTCTCAATCAGCGGAACCCGGAAACCACCCGGAAAAACCGTATCCCGCCGGAACGGATCCCCCGCCGCCGACCCCAACTGGACTCTCTCGGATTGACGGCTTCAACCCGGGGTCACAGTTCACAGACCCTAGTCACCAATCTCAGATGGAGGGCACCGGTTCCACCGCCCGGTCAACAACCTTGTCGGCCATCGAAGAACCAACAATGGAAGCACTCTGCCACCGAGTGACCCGT is from Schlesneria sp. DSM 10557 and encodes:
- a CDS encoding DUF1080 domain-containing protein; translation: MRLFLMLAVVLIASAGTILAEENTLTDQEKAEGWILLFDGHSTKGWMSPKEKPLPQTHVQEGSLNPHPCDYMLVHEKVWENYRLSLEFKISKKCNSGIFVRTFPLTPRPGKDVGFNGIEVAIDDTTTAGFHDTGAFYDLVKPAKNAMKPAGEWNQMVITSNRNILEIVLNGEHVNRIDLDEWPEPNRRPDGTMHKFDVAYKQHPRKGYLGLQDHGSDCWYRNIKLLPLK
- a CDS encoding Gfo/Idh/MocA family protein, which encodes MTNLPSSSSSAAGSSRRGFLKAAAASTAFGFTIVPRHVLGGPGQTPPSERPLLAGIGCGGMGGGDIATFTKLGARFVALCDVDETRAAGTFHAHPEARRYQDFREMMDREAKNIDAVTVGTPDHIHGVAAMAAIKAGKHVYVQKPLTHTLHECRALTRAAQQAGVITSMGNQGHASEGSRLTNEWIQAGIIGDVAEVHAWSDRAGKLWKQGIGRPAETPPVPATLDWNLWLGPARERPYSPAYAPHNWRGWWDFGTGALGDMGCHIIDHPVWALNLGAPTSVGSRTTLDGSVLEKNQPNFETYPIAAIITYEFPARGKLPPVRMTWYDGGLMPPTPAEMGPGQKLPDNGVLYVGTRGKLFHSSHGGMPHVLPAKLQEEAAAVPKTFDRSPGHYEEWYQAIRGGKRPVDNFDYAGPMAETVLLGVLSLRAPGTRLEWDSENLRVKNVPELNQFVKTEYRTGWTL
- a CDS encoding DUF2617 family protein; translation: MAKPGRRAVQSSAVIGLERGIMSAQVIRPDVSDLTLRTFCRALHPELFERGTSLTLSNSVMQLDVRLNASGHVLALQTASHSLTEVIVDHREVVPTFSRIIDYRLRGCKTESVQFETGLRYDVSCQLERLHLDIFLRMNEELEQDLNCADLSIRLPAANRILPGPLSLIRTEVARDSILVYAFHTFPEHSAIVKTQSLFVQDDLPADK
- a CDS encoding NADPH-dependent assimilatory sulfite reductase hemoprotein subunit, which produces MSEPVKRSHIEEIKEGSRQLRGTLAEELLHDREFGKDSEQVMKNHGIYQQDDRDSRKAKNPDGTAKGKQYIFMVRTRIPGGKVSAQQFLDHLDICDELGNGTLRVTTRQGFQLHGVIKKNLKAAVKRINQTLLTTLAACGDVERNVMCCPAPIKNSPVHDQMQAMADAIAEHLKPRTTAYHEIWLTDESGEKTNVAEFTPVDEPIYGKVYLPRKFKTAIALPEDNCIDVYTNDLGFLAVVEGDRIVGYNVLVGGGQGKTPSAEKTFVAIAQKLAFVQPEQVVGVAEAIVKVQRDFGNREDRKVARLKYTLNNYGLEWFKAKVEEYYGQKLPAPHPVEVTDVDDHIGWHEQGDGKLFLGINIECGRIKDEGERRIKTGLRTLIEKYRMPTRLTALQSVILCDIRPEDQADIVRILFEHGIKQDHELTLLRRYSIACPAFPTCGLSITESERALPGIIDELEVEMAKLGIQHDRIAVHMTGCPNGCARPYTPDIGLVGKQAGVGGAAGKYTIYLGGNAEGTRLAYIYKDSVPQEKVASTLAVTLRHYKANRINGESFGDFCHRQGQAAMQALEVATL